The genomic region AAGTCTTGGCTTTACAATGTTCAAGAATACGTATGCACATGTTTGATCTTTCTCTATTTTTTACATTAAACGTTGCAAAAAATAAATTCTGAATTATAATGAAATTCAATTTGGAGGTAATAAGTACGTAACATTTTATAGGTATGTATGTGCAGGTTTTATTTTGACTTTAGTCCAACTTATGTTGGATGTGGTCTTATTTGCCCTCACATAGTCAACTGCTCGGTTCTTTTTGGGGCTATTTTATCATGGGGCTTGCTTTGGCCCTTCATTACGACACGTGCTGGTGATTGGTATCCTGCTGATTTAGGCAACAATGACTTCAAAGGTCTGTATGGATACAAGGTACACGTACATTTCTCAGACAACAACCTAACCAGGTTATTtctcaattattgttattattattcataatcataattgttATGTATGCAGGTGTTTATAGCTATTTCACTTATTCTTGGGGACGGACTTTACAATTTGGTGAAGATTATAGTGATCTCCATTAAGGCTTTGTGGAACAACACCACCATACAACAAGATCTTCCTGTAATAAAGGAGTTAGTAGGTGACATTGTTAAATTAATTTCGTTTACATTTGGTTGTACTAAAGTTCACAAAAATTGCTACTCGGGAGTACTCAGTCCGAACTTTTTAGGGAGTAATCAGCAACTCTGGGAGTAACTGTATGTTCACCAAGTTTTACTTTTGACCAATTATGACCGATTTTCACTGATTTTGACTAATTTTCCGAGTAATTCCGAGATTTGGTGGAGTAATCAAAAGTTTTGGCTGAGTTATCCCGAGTAATACTCATTGATTGAGGGTTGACCGAGTTTTAATTGAGCACTCGGACCGTACTTTTAATTGATTAATCACCAAGCTTTCCCGTATTCTGCAACCCTGGTTTTAACTTAATTTGTTTCTGCATGATAAAACTTTGTAATAAAAAGTTAATGCAGGCTCCGAGGCTTCCAAATTACAGTTAGAGGAACAGAAAAGAAGGGAAGTTTTTCTAAAAGACACAATACCAACATGGTTTGCAGCTTCTGGTTATGTGAGTTTGGCTGCAATATCTATAGCTACAATGCCACTTATGTTTCCACCACTCAAATGGTACCTAGTTTTGTTCTGTTATGCtattgcccctgctcttgctttctGCAACTCGTACGGAACTGGTCTCACAGACTGGAGTTTAGCTTCAACATATGGAAAAATCGGTCTTTTTATAATCGGTTCATTAGTCGGAAACAACGGAGGTGTTATAGCAGGGCTAGCAGGTAGTGGCGCTATGATGTCCATTGTATCAACCGCTGCTGATTTAATGCAAGATTTTAAAACCGGTTACCTCACATTATCATCAGCAAAATCTATGTTTGTGAGTCAACTAGTGGGGACCGCGATGGGTTGTATTATTGCACCATTGACATTTTCGATGTTTTGGACCGCCTTTCAGATCGGGACCCCAGACAGTCCTTATAAAGCACCGTTCGCTGTTATTTATAGAGAAATGGCTATTCTTGCTGTTGAGGGTTTTTCTGAGCTTCCGAAACACTGTTTGGTTTTGTGTTTTGGATTTTTTGTGGTGGcgttggttttgaacttgttacGGGATTGGATTCCTTCTAAGGTATCCAGGTTTATTCCGATTCCTATGGCAATGGCGGTACCGTTTTATATCGGTGCTTACTTTGCGATAGACATGTTTATTGGGACGGTTATATTATATGTGTGGCAAAGAGCGGATAAAAAGGAATCTGAAGATTATGCAGGTGCAGTTGCTTCGGGGTTAATTTGTGGGGATGGAATATGGACGATACCATCATCAATACTTTCCATTTTCAAGGTCAACCCGCCCATTTGCATGTCCTTTGCACCTTCAGTAAGCAGCTGATTGTTTTAGTACAACATATATAGGTTACAGACTCCATAAGTGATTGGTATCTGCAACTTATCAGACATGTATTAGTTTGTTGTGTCTTCTGCTTTATGTCGGAGTATTAGTTAGGCATAGACATTTTTGATCAGTTACTATCACCTTGAAATGATTTAAAAACATGCTTACTGGTTCTGAAAAAATTGCTTAAGTTTTAGTCTGATATGATACGGTAATTAACTGATTTGATGAGTACCTTATTCTCGACTAATCCTCAGGTGACCCCATATTTTCCATTACTTTCCTGTTATCATGGGTATATTTTGTTAAGTA from Rutidosis leptorrhynchoides isolate AG116_Rl617_1_P2 chromosome 9, CSIRO_AGI_Rlap_v1, whole genome shotgun sequence harbors:
- the LOC139868482 gene encoding probable metal-nicotianamine transporter YSL6, which encodes MGIESKTNSNSKDEQESLHGTTGDSITETETIIIPPEWEHQITLRGLIVSGLLGTLFCIITHKLNLTVGIIPSLNVAAGLLGFFFVKSITTFLHNFGFDAHRPFTPQENTVIQTCVVACYGPAFSGGFGTYLLAMDERTYNLIGPNYPGNQAEDVKNPGLLWMTGFVFLVSFLGIFSLVPLRKVMVMDYKLTYPSGTATAMLINSFHTTNGAELARKQVSCLGKYLSISFAWSVFKWFFSGIGDSCGFNKFPSLGFTMFKNTFYFDFSPTYVGCGLICPHIVNCSVLFGAILSWGLLWPFITTRAGDWYPADLGNNDFKGLYGYKVFIAISLILGDGLYNLVKIIVISIKALWNNTTIQQDLPVIKELVGSEASKLQLEEQKRREVFLKDTIPTWFAASGYVSLAAISIATMPLMFPPLKWYLVLFCYAIAPALAFCNSYGTGLTDWSLASTYGKIGLFIIGSLVGNNGGVIAGLAGSGAMMSIVSTAADLMQDFKTGYLTLSSAKSMFVSQLVGTAMGCIIAPLTFSMFWTAFQIGTPDSPYKAPFAVIYREMAILAVEGFSELPKHCLVLCFGFFVVALVLNLLRDWIPSKVSRFIPIPMAMAVPFYIGAYFAIDMFIGTVILYVWQRADKKESEDYAGAVASGLICGDGIWTIPSSILSIFKVNPPICMSFAPSVSS